From the Candidatus Peregrinibacteria bacterium genome, one window contains:
- a CDS encoding histidine triad nucleotide-binding protein, which translates to MEDCIFCKISEGSIPAKKVYEDEFVLAFHDIHPKAKTHILVVPKAHTPSLSEAKEKDEAILGKLLLTVQKVAKDQGLSGYKVLMNVNREGGQVVFHLHLHLLGGGKIDLEHC; encoded by the coding sequence ATGGAAGACTGTATATTTTGTAAAATTTCAGAAGGATCAATTCCTGCAAAAAAAGTGTACGAAGATGAATTTGTGCTTGCCTTTCATGATATTCATCCGAAAGCAAAAACACATATTCTTGTTGTTCCAAAAGCACACACCCCTTCCCTTTCGGAGGCAAAAGAAAAAGATGAAGCAATTCTTGGAAAACTTCTTCTTACTGTTCAAAAGGTGGCAAAAGACCAGGGACTTTCTGGATACAAAGTTCTTATGAATGTAAACCGTGAAGGCGGACAAGTGGTGTTTCATCTTCACCTTCACTTGTTGGGAGGAGGAAAAATAGACCTCGAACATTGCTAA